One stretch of Paenibacillus sp. AN1007 DNA includes these proteins:
- a CDS encoding ABC transporter substrate-binding protein, protein MKKKWILPLIVLMMFTIIASACGNGAANGTSDNGKQETTAEEGTSGESANTADTITYPSETGPVEIPAKPQRIVALTNGPNVLSMDVTPVGVDKWTAENPLFKDKLKDVAIVSEEDPESVSALNPDLIIAGSHMKNLEQLSKIAPTIVYTWGKLDYLQQQLEIGKVLNKESEAQAWMDDFTKRAEEIGNEIKAKYGDKVTVSTIEIADKDVFAMGDHWARGTEVLYQAMKLNMPEKVKNDTLKEGYHSLSLEVLPEYMGDFVVVSRDMARDNEIMKSGIWGKIPAVQNKHVIELDTKSVTYSDPTTLEYVLNIFKEGFLGAGNK, encoded by the coding sequence ATGAAAAAGAAATGGATTCTGCCACTCATTGTACTGATGATGTTTACGATCATTGCCAGCGCATGTGGTAACGGAGCTGCAAACGGTACATCAGACAATGGCAAACAAGAGACAACTGCAGAAGAAGGGACAAGCGGTGAATCAGCAAATACGGCAGATACAATCACGTATCCATCCGAAACAGGGCCAGTTGAGATTCCCGCCAAACCGCAGCGCATCGTTGCTCTAACGAACGGTCCAAATGTGCTTTCTATGGATGTAACACCAGTGGGCGTGGATAAATGGACGGCGGAAAACCCACTGTTCAAGGATAAATTAAAGGATGTCGCGATTGTAAGCGAGGAAGACCCCGAGAGTGTTTCGGCTCTTAATCCGGATCTGATCATTGCAGGTTCGCACATGAAAAATTTGGAGCAGCTGTCCAAAATTGCTCCAACCATTGTATACACTTGGGGGAAACTCGATTATCTGCAGCAGCAGCTGGAGATTGGCAAGGTGTTAAACAAAGAGTCCGAAGCGCAGGCGTGGATGGATGACTTCACCAAAAGAGCAGAAGAAATTGGTAACGAGATCAAAGCCAAATATGGTGATAAGGTAACAGTTTCTACGATTGAAATTGCTGATAAAGATGTTTTCGCTATGGGAGATCACTGGGCACGCGGAACAGAAGTACTGTATCAAGCCATGAAGCTGAATATGCCGGAAAAAGTGAAAAATGATACGTTAAAAGAAGGTTATCACTCCTTGTCACTTGAAGTTCTTCCGGAATACATGGGTGACTTCGTTGTGGTAAGTAGGGATATGGCCCGCGATAACGAAATTATGAAATCGGGGATTTGGGGTAAAATCCCGGCCGTTCAGAACAAACATGTGATCGAATTGGATACCAAATCGGTGACGTATAGCGACCCGACCACGTTGGAATATGTATTAAATATTTTCAAAGAAGGATTTCTTGGTGCAGGGAATAAATGA
- a CDS encoding ABC transporter substrate-binding protein, translating to MLVALMLIISACGTKAETSSPGSGAQAEAAAAEPVQLIWWHSMSGAGEKAINQLASDFNAGHPDIQVKAIYQGKYDESLNKLKASIGSDSGPDLIQVYEIGSKFMIDSGMITPVQQFIDKDKFDLSQLEPNIIRYYTIDGKLNAMPFNTSNPILYYNKDMFKAAGLDPESPPKTYEEFEKAAKALSKDGKPGASMAIYGWFIEQFFANQNADYVNNGNGRSETATESLLNSEAGVKTLTWWKKMIDEKTLSNLGRSTDDTTAAFTAQQIGMTLDSTAGLRKIVEGSGGKFELGTGFLPRPEGAKGGVVVGGASLYIMNNKSEAQQQAAWEFIKYLATPEVQANWSVATGYFPITTAAYDEQVLKDNMAKYPQFQTAVDQLHASADSTATSGAIMGVFPEARQIVEGAVETVLNGQGAPQEALDAAAKQITEKINQYNSTVKK from the coding sequence ATGCTGGTCGCGCTGATGCTTATTATATCTGCCTGCGGCACGAAAGCAGAAACAAGCAGCCCGGGAAGTGGAGCTCAAGCTGAAGCTGCAGCAGCAGAACCTGTTCAATTGATCTGGTGGCACTCCATGTCTGGTGCAGGCGAGAAGGCGATTAATCAGCTCGCTTCCGATTTTAATGCAGGCCATCCGGACATTCAGGTTAAAGCAATCTATCAGGGGAAATATGACGAGAGCTTGAATAAGCTTAAAGCATCGATCGGTTCAGACAGCGGCCCGGATCTGATCCAGGTCTATGAGATTGGAAGCAAGTTTATGATCGACTCCGGTATGATTACACCGGTGCAGCAGTTCATTGACAAGGATAAGTTTGACCTGTCCCAACTGGAGCCGAACATTATTCGATACTATACGATTGATGGCAAATTGAACGCGATGCCTTTTAACACGTCAAACCCGATTTTGTACTATAACAAAGATATGTTCAAGGCTGCGGGTCTTGATCCGGAGAGTCCGCCAAAGACCTACGAAGAGTTTGAGAAAGCAGCGAAAGCATTATCGAAGGACGGTAAACCAGGTGCATCAATGGCGATTTACGGCTGGTTTATAGAACAGTTTTTTGCCAACCAGAATGCAGATTATGTTAACAATGGAAACGGCAGAAGTGAGACGGCCACGGAATCTCTGCTCAATTCTGAAGCTGGCGTGAAAACATTAACGTGGTGGAAAAAGATGATCGATGAGAAGACCCTCTCGAATCTGGGACGCAGCACAGATGATACCACCGCAGCTTTTACAGCACAGCAGATTGGCATGACGCTGGATTCCACTGCAGGACTGCGTAAAATTGTCGAAGGCTCAGGTGGTAAGTTCGAGCTGGGGACAGGTTTTCTGCCCCGTCCTGAAGGTGCCAAAGGCGGAGTTGTAGTCGGTGGCGCAAGCTTGTACATTATGAACAACAAGTCGGAAGCGCAGCAGCAGGCTGCATGGGAATTCATTAAGTACCTGGCGACACCTGAGGTACAGGCTAACTGGAGCGTAGCGACAGGATACTTCCCGATTACGACAGCAGCTTACGACGAGCAGGTATTAAAGGATAATATGGCGAAATATCCGCAGTTCCAGACAGCAGTCGACCAACTGCACGCTTCAGCTGATTCGACAGCAACATCCGGGGCCATTATGGGTGTTTTTCCAGAAGCAAGACAAATTGTCGAAGGTGCTGTTGAAACCGTGTTGAATGGACAAGGAGCACCGCAGGAGGCACTGGATGCAGCTGCGAAGCAGATTACAGAGAAAATCAATCAATATAACAGTACCGTGAAGAAGTAA
- a CDS encoding carbohydrate ABC transporter permease, protein MSAKWTQTLLYMLLTICAALVLYPVMYTFFMAVMTPEDASAYPPHIIPTAVDLSNFAEVFDIVPIGRFIGNTFLVAGLTTIGQLSTASMAAYAFAKMQFRGKNIIFSMFVATMMIPWEVTMIPNYLTIRSWGWLDSYPGLTVPFLATAFGTFLLRQFFMQLPKELFEAAKIDGCGHIRYFISHVLPLSRPALGTLAIYSFLSMYNSYLWPLLVTNTPEMRTAQIGISMLEFQESTAWNLVFAGTAMVIVPSLLLLIFGLKQLVRGMAAGALKG, encoded by the coding sequence ATGAGTGCAAAATGGACCCAGACCCTGCTCTATATGCTGCTGACGATCTGCGCTGCACTGGTGTTATACCCGGTGATGTACACCTTTTTCATGGCCGTGATGACTCCTGAGGATGCCAGTGCTTATCCACCGCATATTATCCCGACTGCCGTTGATTTGTCCAATTTCGCGGAGGTATTCGACATTGTACCGATTGGACGGTTCATCGGTAACACTTTTCTGGTAGCGGGCTTGACCACGATCGGTCAATTAAGTACAGCCAGTATGGCTGCCTATGCTTTTGCCAAGATGCAGTTCAGAGGCAAAAACATTATCTTCAGCATGTTTGTTGCCACCATGATGATTCCGTGGGAAGTCACCATGATCCCTAACTACCTGACGATTCGCAGTTGGGGCTGGCTGGACAGCTATCCGGGACTGACGGTGCCGTTTCTCGCAACGGCATTCGGTACATTTCTGCTCCGGCAGTTCTTTATGCAGCTTCCCAAGGAGCTGTTCGAAGCAGCGAAAATCGACGGCTGTGGACACATTCGTTATTTCATCTCACATGTGCTCCCACTGTCCCGTCCAGCCCTTGGCACGTTAGCCATCTATTCATTCCTGAGTATGTACAATTCATATCTGTGGCCGCTGCTCGTCACCAATACCCCTGAGATGAGGACAGCTCAAATCGGCATCTCCATGTTGGAGTTCCAGGAATCGACGGCGTGGAATCTGGTGTTTGCCGGAACGGCGATGGTGATTGTGCCATCCCTGCTGCTCCTGATCTTTGGACTGAAACAGCTGGTACGCGGCATGGCTGCAGGTGCGCTTAAGGGATGA